The genomic stretch TGCCCCGCGCTGGTCGTACGGGGCTTGGACGGCGAGCTGGGCCGTGCCGAGGCGCAGGAGATGGTGCGGGTGCTGCCCAAGGGGGAGTACGCGGAGGTCGCCGACGCGGGGCATCTTGTGCACTATGACCAGCCGGAGGCGTGGCGGGGGGCGATCGAGCCGTTCCTGGACGCGGTACGGACAGTGTGACCCCTGGGGAAAGTCCTAGCCCTTGCTCACCGCTGTAAGGATCTCCGGCAGCCTCGCCGCCGTCTGCGGTGCCGCCAGCCTCAGTCCCGCGAACGTGATGGCCGCCCCGTACGCCGTCCCCACCGGCAGGAGCAGCCAGCGCCAGTCCTCGCCGTCCGCCGTGATGTTGAGCCAGATCGTGAGGGCGATGACCGGGGCGCACAGCAGGGCCGCTGCGATCATGCCGCCGAAGATGGAGATCCAGGCGAGGCCCACCTGGCCCGGCGCCACGTTCTTGTAGCCCTCCTGCGGGATGGAGTACGGGAAGCGGGCCGAGGTCCACGCGCCGGTCGCCAGCATCGCGCCGAGCAGGGCGAAGGAGAGGCCGAGTGCCTCGGGCAGGCGCGACCAGTCGGCGAGCAGGGCCGCCGTGAGAACCGTCACCAGCGTCGCGTACGGCAGGGTGATCACCAGAAGTGCCAGCGCACGCGCGCGGAGTTCGGCGTACGCGTCCCGCGCGTCCGAGATCGTCATCGCGACCATCCAGAACGCGGACGTGTCCTGGCCGAACTGGTTGTACATCTGGATCCCGAGCATCCCGGCCGCGAAACAGGCGAAGTAGAGCGAGCCGGTGCCCTGGAGGGCGTTGAACAGCGGCACGATCATCCCGATGGCCAGCGAGGTCACCCAGGCGGCCTTGGTCTTCGGATCCCGCCAGATGTACCGCAGGCTGCGCTCCATGACCGTCCCGGTACGCCCGGCGGGCAGCAGCCGGCCGAGCCCCGTGGACTCCCGTACGGCGGTCTCGGCCGCCGCCTGGAGCGTCGACCCGTCCGGCTCGGTCATCAGCCGCGTCAGGTGCCGTGACCATACGGCGATCAGGGCGGCCAACGCACCGGCCGTCAGCGCCAGCTGCACCAGGGCCACGCCGTAGGCCCCTTCGCTCGCCGCGTCCACCGCGCCGATCGCCGACGCCGGTGGCACCCAGCGCAGTACGTCCGCCGCCGGGTCGAGCTGCCCGAGCCCGGACGAACCGAGGCGCTGCGCCCCGAAGTTGACGAGCTGCGCGCCGATCGCGATCACCAGACCGCTCAGTACCGCGAGATCCCGGCCCTTGCGGCTGGTCAGCAGCCGGATGTTGGCGGCGGCGACGGCCCGCGCCAGGGCCACGAACACCAGCAGCGCCAGGACGGCTCCGACGACGCCCACCGCGTAGGCCGTCGCGCCGTGCGCCACCGCGATCACCGAGCCGGCCAGCAGGCAGAGCGTGAACAGCGGCCCGATGCCGACCAGGGAGGAAGCGAGCAGGGCGCGCACCAGGGGGCGGGGGCGCAGGGGGAGCATGACCAGGCGGGTCGGGTCGAGGGTCTCGTCGCCGCCGGGGAAGAACAGCGGCATCACCGCCCAGCCGAGCGCCAGCACCGCCACCAGCAGGACGACCACGGACGCGGCGTGGGCGTGGCCGCGCAGCGCGATCAGCCCGATCAGCTGGGCGGCGGCGAACAGCAGCGTGAGGACGGCGGAGGCGACGTAGGCGGCGCGGCGGCCGGAGGACTGGCGCAGCCCGTTGCGCAGCAGGGAGAGTTTCAGCCGCACCAGGACCGGAGTGATCGTGGACGCGCTCATCGGGCGCCGCCGCCCAGCCAGTCGAGGTCGGACCCCGCGTCGCGGCCCTGGGCCCCCACCAGTTCCAGGAACGCCTGCTGGAGGGAGGGCGCGTCGCCGCGGACCTCGGCGAGCGGGCCGTGCGCCCGGATCCGGCCCGCCGCCATGACGGCCACCCAGTCGCACAGCGACTCGACCAGCTCCATGACGTGGGAGGAGAAGACGACGGTGGCGCCGGAGCCGGTGTACCGCTCCAGGACGCCCCGGATGGTCTGCGCGGAGACCGGGTCGACGCCCTCGAACGGCTCGTCGAGGAAGAGTACTTCGGGGTTGTGGAGGAGAGCGGCCGCGAGCCCGATCTTCTTGCGCATACCGGTCGAGTAGTCGACGACCAGCTTGTGCTGGGCCCCGGCCAGGTCCAGCACGTCGAGGAGTTGTGTGGCCCGCTTGTCGACCTCGGCACCGGGCAGCCCGCGCAACCGCCCCGAGTAGGCGAGCAGTTCCCGCCCCGACAGCCGCTCGAACAGCCGCAGCCCCTCCGGCAGCACCCCGATCCGCGCCTTCACCGCCACCGGGTCCCGCCACACGTCGTGCCCGACGACCTCGACGGCCCCCTGATCGGGCCGCAGCAACCCGGTGGCCATGGAGAGAGTCGTGGTCTTCCCGGCGCCGTTGGGCCCGACCAGACCGATGAACTTCCCGGCGGGCAGCTCAAGATCGATGCCGGCAACGGCAACTTGCTGCCCGAACCGCTTCCAGAGTCCTCGTACAGATACGGCCGACGTCATGGACGAACCCTACGGCGCGGGGTTATCGGTCCCGCCCGCACGCGTAGGCGAGCGGTGAGATCAACTCCTCGGCGTCCGGCAGCCAGCGGTTGGCGGGTGTGGGCCGACAGGCCCACTGCACGGCGCCCCGTGACCCGAACCGGGTCGGGGGAGCTGCCACGTAACTGCCCTCGCCCAGCGCGATGAGATCGAGCGACGACGGCGTCCAGCCGAGCTTGCGGACCAGATCGGGCACCTTCACCGAAGCCCCCGGCAGCACGAAGAAGTGCATCCGACGATTCGGCGTCAACGTCACGGGCCCGAGCGTCAGTTCCATCCGCTCCATGCGGGCCAGCGCGAGAAACCCGGCCGTCTCGGCGACGGAGATCGCGTCGAACGTGCGCCCCGTGGGCAGCAGGATCGAGGACAACGGCTGCTTCGACCACATCCGGCGGGCCACCGTGGCACTGCCCGTGGCCTGCGTGCCCCAGTCCGCGCGCGCCGGATGCGCCCCGGGCGCATCGCACGCGGCGTCGCCGCACGAGCAGCGCTGTACCCCGTCGACGGCTTCCAGCCAGGTACCGGGAAAGACGTCCCAGTGGCGCTCCTCGGCGTAGCGTACGGCGGTCTCCAGCAGCGATTCCCCGCGCTGCTTCGGAATCTGAGCGGCTTCAGTGGCCTCGATCGTCTCTTCCACGAACATCACAACTCCCGCACCCACCTCGGGTTACGCCCGTCGCGTGCGCGGGGGAGGAGCATCGATTCCGCAACTGGGGCGCATGGATGCATGTACGGGGGCGCGCGGGAGGATCCGTGGCGAGATCTGGGTAGCCACAAGCGGGGTCGGCTTCATGCCTTACCCCGGCAATCCTCGCATGCCTCGCATTTTCGGTATGTCCGCGGGGCATTGATCTTCACGGCCGGATTCGTTCGGTGCGAAGACAAGTCAACTCGGTGCGTGGGCAGGGCACCGCAGCCACAGGGGGTACGCCATGGCCGCAAGGCCTCTCGTCGCGCGGCAGCCGAACGAACGGTTGCAGGCGCTCATCCAGGAAGCGGGCTGCTCGAACGCCGGGCTCGCCCGCCGGGTCAACATGTGCGGTGCCGAGCACGGTCTTGACCTGCGCTACGACAAGACGTCCGTGGCTCGTTGGCTGCGCGGACAGCAGCCGCGCGGACGCGCCCCGGCGATCATCGCGGAGGCACTCGGCCGCAAACTGGGCCGTACGGTCACGATCGACGAGATCGGGATGGCCAACGGCAAGAATCTCGCCTCCGGTGTTGGCCTCCAGTTCTCGCCGACGGTACTGGGCGCCATCGAGCAGGTGTGTGAGCTGTGGCGCAGTGACGTGGGCCGGCGGGACTTCCTGTCCGGCTCGTCCGTCGCCGCGTCCGCGCTGGTCGAGCCCAGCCGGGACTGGCTGATCTCGTCGCCCGACTCCCAGGTCGCGCGCTCGGCGGGCCCGCGCGTGGGCCAGTCCGACGTGGCGGCCGTGAAGGCGATGACGCAGGCGCTGGTCGACCTCGACCATCAGTACGGCAGCGGGCATGTGCGCCCGGTCGTCGTGCACTATCTGAACAGCGTCGTCTCGGGGCTCCTGGCCGGGTCGTACCGGGAGGCCGTGGGGCGTGAACTGTTCGCCGCGGTGGCCCGGTTGACGGAGCTGGCGGGCTACATGGCGATCGACACCGGCCAACCGGGTCTCGCCCAGCGGTACTACATCCAGGCCCTCAGGCTCGCCCAGGCGGCCGGGGACCGCGGCTACGGCGGATACGTACTGGCCGCGTCCATGAGCCATCTGGCGGCGCAGCTCGGGAACCCGCGTGAGATCGCGCAGTTGGCGCGGGCGGCGCAGGAGGGGGCGCGGGGGCGCGTCACCCCGCGCGCGGAGGCGATGTTCTACGCCGCCGAGGCCCGGGGGCACGCGCTCATGGGAGACGCGCGAAGCGCCCAGCTGGCGTCCGGGCGGGCGGTGAGCGCGCTGGAGGCGGCGGATCCGGCCTCCGGGGACGACCCGGCGTGGATCGCCCACTTCGACGGGGCCTATCTGGCCGACGAGTTGGCGCACTGCCACCGCGACCTCGGGCAGGCCGAGGCGGCGGCGCGGTGCGCCGAGGAGTCCCTCGCGGGGTTGCCGGAGGGCAAGGCGCGACGGCGGGCGATCGGCTATGTGCTCCTCGCCACGGCCCAGGTGCAGCAGCGCGAGGTGGAACAGGCCTGCCACACCGGCCTGAAGGCCGTCGAGCTGCTGGAGACCCTGCGCTCCAACCGGGGCGCCGAGTACCTGGAGGACTTCCAGCAACGGCTGGAGCCGTACCGGGAGGAGCCGGTGGTACGGGAGTTCGGGGCGCGGCTGGATCTCCAGGCGGCGTGACGGCGGTACGACAGCGGTTTGGCCAGGGCCGGGAAACACGGCCGTGAACACACGGGAAACAACGGCACCGAGAGGAAGAGGAGGCCAGGGGCAGGGATTGGGGGACCGCGCTGTTACGGCGGTCACAGGGACGGACGTCACGTCCTGAGCTGCGTGGCACGCCGCTCTCGGGACCCGGTAGCGTGAGCCGACGATTCCGAAGGTCCCCCATTCGTAGGAGTCCCGGTGACGCAGAGTGGACAGGGCGAGGAGCCCTCGGCGCGGCCCGCGCGCGAAGGCATCGTGCTGCCCTCAGACGGAGGGGAGCCCTTGCTCCCGGGTATGACGGGCGGCCCCGGCGGCCCCCAGCACCCGGGCCAGCTGACCCCGCCGCCCGCCCCGGCGGCCCCGTCGGGCGGTCAGGCATGGAGCGGCTCCTGGGGGCCCGAGCAGCACCAGCCCCCGGCGGCGCCCCCCGCCCAGGGCTGGACGCCGCCGCCCGCGCAGCCCTGGTCGAGCGGCGAGCAGCCCGCGGCCACCTGGGGCACCCCGGAAGCCGCGTCGCAGCCGCTCCCCCCGGAGACCCCGGCGCCGCAGTACGGCACCCAGGGACAGGGCTACGACCCTCAGCGCGCGGGAACGGTTCCCCCCGCGGCTCCCTACGGCAGCGGCGAGCTTCCGCAGGCGGCCGCCCACCGTGCTGACGCGCTTCCGCCGGCGTCTGCCTACGCGAGCGGCGAGCTTCCGCCCGCGGCCTCGTACGGTGCTGACGCGCTTCCGCCCGCGTCTTCCTACGGCAGCGGCGAGCTTCCGCAGGCGGCCGCCCGCGGCGCGGACCGGCTTCCCACCGCGGCCCCCTACGGCGCCTCCGGTGCGTTTCCGGCCGCTGCCGCCTATGGGGACGACGGCGCCACCCAGTACATCCCGCCGGTCGTGGACGCGCCCGGTGCGGACGGGGCCACGCGGTACATCCCCCCGGTCGTCGACGACGGTGCCACGCAGTACATCCCGCCCGTGGGCGGCGGGGCCCTGCCGCCCGAGGTGAACCCGGAGGCGCCCGGCGAGAGCACGACGGTGCTGGGCCGGGTCCCGCGCGCCGCGGCGCCGGGCCCGGACGCCGAGGCCACGCAGTTCATCGCGCCCGTACCGGCGGGCGGCGGCGAGCGGCAGCCGCCCGCGGAGTTCGACAACCTGTTCCGCAGTGAGCCGGGCGGCGAGCCCCCGGCCGCCTCCACCCAGCAGATGCCGCGCTTCCAGCAGCCGCAGCCCCAGCCGTCCTACGGCGGCGCCCAGCAGCCGCAGTTCATCCCCCGTCGCGAGACGCACGACGACGAGCCCCGCCGCGGCAGTGGCCGTACCGGATCGCGAGTGCCGCTCTTCGCGGCCGTCGGCGTCGGGATCGCCGTCCTCGGCATAGGCGCGGGCGCGATGATGGGCGCCGGTGGCGGGGACGACGGTGACGACAACAAGACCGTCGCCGCCACCGCCCCGGCGAGCCGGTCCGCGTCCCCTTCACCGTCCGTCGACCCGGTCAAGCAGCAGGCCGTGGAGCTGGACAAGCTGCTCGCCGTCAGCGGCAACAGCCGGACCATGGTCATCAACGCGGTGGCCGACGTGAGGGCGTGCACCAACCTCGGCCAGGCCGCCAAGGACCTCAGGGACGCCGCCAAGCAGCGCACCGACCTGGTGACCAAACTGGGCACGCTGTCCGTGGACAAGCTGCCGCAGAACGCCGAGCTGACCGCGGCCCTCACCAAGGCCTGGCAGGCGTCCGCGTCGGCGGACAGCCACTACGCGACCTGGGCCGACCAGGTCGCGCAGCGCAAGGGCAAGATCTGCCGGAAGGGGAAGGCCGCCGACACCCCCCAGACCCGGGCGGGCAACCAGGCCAGCGTCACGGCCAGCACCGAGAAGACCAAGGCCGCGGGTCTGTGGAACTCGATCGCGAAGTCGTACGGCCTGACCGAGCGCCAGCCGACCCAGCTCTAGGGAGCCGGCGGGGCGGTCAGCTCAGGTCGGCCTGCTGAAGGGTCTTCGTCACGTTGATGAAGCCCTTGCGGGCCGCCACCAGTCGGCCGTCCCGGACGACCTGGAGCGTCACATTGGCGTTGACCAGCTGAGGGAAGCCGACCGAGGCGAGGCTCTCGGAGTACTCCCAGCTCAGCTTGGGCGTGAGTCCACCGGTGTCGATCTCCAGACCGTCGTCCAGGGCCCGGCGGACCGAGCGGGCGGTCACCTCGCCGTCGCCGATGGATTCCACGGCGGCCTTGAACACGGTGTAGGCGATCCAGGTGGTCTGCACTCCGGCGTCCGCGGGGTCGATGCGGTTGTCGCTGAAGGCGTGCTTGGTGATCGCTGCCTTCATCCGGTCCCAGCGAGCGTCGCTGGCCACCGGGTACCAGCCCGTGATGTACGCCCCCTCGTACGGTCCCGACTTGCCACCAGAGGCGTTGATCACGGTCTGGTCGACGCTGCCCAGCACGGTCGCCGTGCGGACGTTTCCGGACTCCTCGAGGCCGCGCCGGAAGGAGTCCATGAAGGTGCTGGTGCGGTCCCCGAGGGCGGGCACCACACAGCCGGGGCGGGTCTGGTCGGTGGTGGCGGTGTATGTCAGCGCCTGCGAGGACTGTCCTGCGTACTCGGTGGCGTCCTCCGCCGCGAGCTGGTCGTTCGCGTCGGCGTGGCCGCCGGCGGAGAGCCCGGAGTTCAACAGCGGGGGCAGTTCGTCGCCCGCGATGCTGTCAGGCCGTACGAGCGCCACGGGCCCGCACTCCGTGGCCAGCTCCCGGCCGAGGCCGGCCAGCAGGCTGGGCTGGCCCCCGTTGACCGGGTAGGAGAGCGGGCTGGTGAACTCGGCGCCGGTGACGCCGTAGCCGCCGATGTACGGGATGCCCGCGCTCTCCAGCGTGGGGAAGAAGGAGTCGCCGTACTGGCTGTAGGAGCCGACGACGGCGACCACGTTCTCGTCGACGGCGCGCTCGGCGCACTTCGCCGCGCCGACGCTGTCGTTGTGGTCGTTGCAGTTCAGGACGCGCAGCTTGCGGCCGTTGAGACCGCCCTGGGAGTTGATCCAGCGTGCGTACGCCAGGGCGAGCGCGGGCATGCCGGGCTTGTTGGTGGCCTTGGTGTCCTGAGGTGCCCAGGTCATCACGGTGATGGTGCCGTCATCCCCAGCGCCCCCCGTGACGCCGGGGATGACCCCGCAACCGACAGCGAGCGACGCACACGCGATCAGTGCCGCCGCTTTGCTCACGGTGGCTCTGAGGGGTTGCGCGAACGCGGGGAGGTGGGTATTGCGTATGCGACGCCTGCCGGTCATGGACACGCACGATTCCGCCACATCACTAACCCGGGAGTCATCCGTGGTCAACAGAAGGTGACCACAAGGTGAATTGCGGGGGTCGTCGAACTCCGTTCGAGGGAGAACGTACGATCGATGACCGTGCAAGGTTCGGAGAACTCTTCCCGTCGCGGCCGTCGCTCCTCCACCATGGGCGGCATGCCACTGAATGACATGCCGTGGTGGCGCTGGCGCAGCAATGTGCGCTCCGCGCTGCACATGCTCTCCGACCCGGTGTTCCAGAGGGACGTCTGGCTGGCCGGTGTCGACGGCTACGGAGACGTCACCGATGCCGTGTACCGCCTGGTCGAGGACACCTGGCTGGACAACTGGTCCGCCGAGAAATACGTCGGCACGATCTTCCGGGACTCCCAGGAGGCGGCGCTCGTCGACACCGCCGTGCTGCGGGTGCTGCGGATCATGCACCAGGTCGGGCCCGACGCCCCGGTCGCCGCGTACCTGGAGCACCAGGGGTGGCCGGACGCGGTGCGCGCGGCGCGGGACGCGCATGTGCGGATGGCGGCGAGCGACGGGGACGAGCCGGACACCCCGCCGCGCACCCTGGAAGTGCTGCGGATCATGACGAGGTCCGCGTAGCGGGACGGCCCTGATCGGCGGGCGCCGTTTGTGGGACCCTGTGCTGCATGAACGAGCAGTCCGACCGAGCCGCGGTCACCCCCGACCAGTACGTCCTCACCCTCTCCTGCCCCGACAAGCAGGGCATCGTGCACGCCGTGTCGAGCTACCTCTTCATGACCGGCTGCAACATCGAGGACAGCCAGCAGTTCGGGGACCACGACACGGGTCTGTTCTTCATGCGCGTCCACTTCTCGGCGGAGTCGCCGGTGACGGTGGACAAGCTGCGGGCGAGCTTCGCGGCGATCGGTGACTCCTTCCAGATGGACTGGCAGATCAACCGGGCCGACGAGAAGATGCGCATCGTCCTGATGGTCTCCAAGTTCGGGCACTGCCTGAACGACCTGCTGTTCCGGGCGCGGATCGGGGCGCTGCCGGTGGAGATCGCGGCGGTGGTGTCCAACCACACGGAGTTCGCCGAGCTGGTGGGCTCGTACAACATTCCTTACCACCACATCCCCGTGACGAAGGACACCAAGGCGCAGGCCGAGGCGCGGCTGCTGGAGATCGTGCGCGAGGAGAACGTCGAGCTGGTGGTGCTCGCCCGCTATATGCAGGTGCTCTCGGACGACCTGTGCAAGCAGCTGAGCGGGCGGATCATCAACATCCACCACTCCTTCCTGCCGAGCTTCAAGGGCGCGAAGCCGTACCACCAGGCGCATACACGGGGCGTGAAGCTGATCGGTGCGACGGCGCACTACGTGACGGCGGATCTCGATGAGGGGCCGATCATCGAGCAGGAGGTCGAGCGGGTGGGGCACGACGTCACCCCGGACCAGTTGGTGGCCGTCGGGCGCGATGTCGAGTGCCAGGCGCTGGCGCGGGCCGTGAAGTGGCATGCGGAGCGGCGGATTCTGCTGAATGGGCGACGGACGGTTGTGTTCGCCTAGTTGCTTGCGGGGTTCTGTTTCGTAGGCGGCTGCGGGTGATTCGTGGTTGCTCGCGCAGTTCCCCGCGCCCCTGGACGTCGGACCAGTGGACCCACGCTTTCAGGGGCGCGGGGAACTGCGCGACCAGCCCCCACCCACCCGCAGCCGCCTACGAAGCAGCAACCCGCCCTACATCCGGCTCAGCGACGCCACGGAGAACAGCACATCCCGGATCGCGTCACGGTCACCGACCTGCCCCGCCGCAGCCTCCGCGGGTGGGACATGGCCCGCCGCCAGCTGACAGAACTCCGCCCCGTCCAACGCCACGTGCGCGACTTCCCGCTCGACAGAGCCCACCGCCGCCAGCGAGTCCAGCGGGATCAGCCACTCGCCCCCGCCCGACCCCTCGATCTCCAGCCGCAGGCTACGGCCCCGACCGGGCGCCGCAAGCCCCTTCCTTCGGCGCTCGGCCAGCGCGGCGGGGAGCATCCGGGCCGCCAGGTCGATCATGTCGTGCAGATGCCGGCCCGACGGCGGCTCGTAGGGATAGTCCACGGCGTCCGCGATGTCCCCCGCGTGCACCCAGCACTCGAACGCCCGGTCCAGCATCGCGTCATGCAGCGGCAGTTCGAAGTCGCCGTAGGAGACGGGCAGCGCGCCCGCCTGGCCGCCGGTGAAGGAGACCGTGCGGACCAGGTCGTGGCTCTGCTCCCGCCAGGGCGCCCGCACCGCGCGGGTGGGCGGGAAGTGTGAGGCCCGCCAGTACGCCTCGGTCCGGGCGGACGGGGTGGGGCGGTCGGCCGGGACCTCGCCCAGCGGGTCGTCCAGGCCCAGGGTGAGCGCGACCAGGCCGTCGACGCTGAGCAGATGCGCGATCACCCCGGCGACCGTCGTACGGCGGCTGGTCGCCTTGTCGGCGCGGAACCAGCGCAGTCGCACGGGCGCGTGCCACTCGGCGTCCCCGAAGTCCTGAAGCAGCGCGTCAAGGCGCGCCGTCTCGGCGTCGTACGCGGTCGCCCAGCCGGGGACCGGGATGCGCGGTGGGCGGCGCTCCAGGCAGCTCTCCAGGACCCGGGTGCGCAGGGCGGGGTCCAGGTCGAGGCTCTCCGTCGGGTGCAGCAGACCGACCGCCTCGCGCAGCCGCAGTGCCTCGTCGGCGCAGGTGCCGCAGTCGCCGAGATGCGCCTCCACGGCGAGCGCCTCCTCGGCCGAGCAGGCGGCCAGCGCCCACGCGCCGAGCAGGGACTTCAGCACCGGGTGCGCCAGGACGAGCGGGGCCGGCCGGTCCAGTTCGGGCAAGGGCCTGCCGGTGTCCTCGACGGAGGCGCGGGGCAGCGGTATGCGGGGCGGCTGGTTCGGTTCGGGGCGCGGGCTGTCGCCGCCGCCGTCGGCGGGGCCACCGGGAGCGGACGCGCCGGCGTTCCGGTCGTCGCCGCCCTGCTGCCGCTGATCGTCCTTGTGCTCCTTGTTCGGCTCGCCGTCTCCCCCGTGGTCGTCGTACGCCTCGAACCGGCCCAGGTCGCTCACACCGCACCCCCGTGTCCCGGCGGGGCGCCGGCGTCGTGGGCGGTGGCCAGGAGCTGGAGGCCGAGGCGGAGCCGGCGGCGGGCCTCGTCCTCGGTCACGCCGAGGTCGGCGGCGGTCTGGCGGTAGTCGCGGCGCTGGAAGTAGGCCAGCTCCAGGGCGGCGCGCAGGGGCACCGGCATGGCCTGGACGATGTAGTCGGCGCGGGCGGCGACCGAGGCGTGGCGCACCTTGCGCTCCAGGTCCTCGGGGGTGCCGTGGCCGCCCTGGGCGAGCGCGGCCGTCTCGGTGGCGCGCAGGCGCCGTACGGCGAGGCGGTGGGTGAGGTCGGCCACCCAGGAGCGCAGCGGGCCCTGCTTGGGGTCGTAGGCGTCGGGGTGCTCCCAGACGTGGGTGAAGACCTCGCGGGTGACGCTGTCGGCGGCGTGCTCGTCGCCGAGGACGGTGTGGGCCAGGCCGTGCACCAGCGAGGCGAAGCGGTCGTAGACCTCGCCGAGGGCGGCCGCCTCGCCGCGTGCCAGGCGCTGCTGCATCTTGCGGTCCCAGCGGGGCGGTGCGTCCTTCTTCGCCATGCGGCCCCCTCCCGTCACACTGCCTGTGCCCTGGTCAAGACTGCTCCCACCGTCTCCTCGAATGTAGTCGGCACCTCTGACAGCGCACGCCCCTTTGTCGCATTGTGCGCCCCCAGGGAGGCCCGGAGTGATAGTGAACGGTCGCCTACCCGGTTCAGAACTGATCGAACAAGACTGGACACGACAGAAACAAGCCTCTTTGTGACTTTTTCTGTTTCTGGCCCCGAGTTTCAGGGCACTGCCGCTGGGCAGCCGCGCTGCAAGGAAGCGTAGGGACAGCTTCCGTTTGCGGGGGGTCCGGCGAGCGAAGGGCATGGCGGTGGCGTTCAAGGTGACCTGCGAGGAGCAAGGCGGGTGGGCCGTGCTGCGCGTGTCGGGCGAACTGGATCTCGTGACCTCGCCCGCGCTGCGCCAGC from Streptomyces davaonensis JCM 4913 encodes the following:
- a CDS encoding ABC transporter ATP-binding protein, producing the protein MTSAVSVRGLWKRFGQQVAVAGIDLELPAGKFIGLVGPNGAGKTTTLSMATGLLRPDQGAVEVVGHDVWRDPVAVKARIGVLPEGLRLFERLSGRELLAYSGRLRGLPGAEVDKRATQLLDVLDLAGAQHKLVVDYSTGMRKKIGLAAALLHNPEVLFLDEPFEGVDPVSAQTIRGVLERYTGSGATVVFSSHVMELVESLCDWVAVMAAGRIRAHGPLAEVRGDAPSLQQAFLELVGAQGRDAGSDLDWLGGGAR
- a CDS encoding bifunctional DNA primase/polymerase, with product MFVEETIEATEAAQIPKQRGESLLETAVRYAEERHWDVFPGTWLEAVDGVQRCSCGDAACDAPGAHPARADWGTQATGSATVARRMWSKQPLSSILLPTGRTFDAISVAETAGFLALARMERMELTLGPVTLTPNRRMHFFVLPGASVKVPDLVRKLGWTPSSLDLIALGEGSYVAAPPTRFGSRGAVQWACRPTPANRWLPDAEELISPLAYACGRDR
- a CDS encoding ABC transporter substrate-binding protein; protein product: MTGRRRIRNTHLPAFAQPLRATVSKAAALIACASLAVGCGVIPGVTGGAGDDGTITVMTWAPQDTKATNKPGMPALALAYARWINSQGGLNGRKLRVLNCNDHNDSVGAAKCAERAVDENVVAVVGSYSQYGDSFFPTLESAGIPYIGGYGVTGAEFTSPLSYPVNGGQPSLLAGLGRELATECGPVALVRPDSIAGDELPPLLNSGLSAGGHADANDQLAAEDATEYAGQSSQALTYTATTDQTRPGCVVPALGDRTSTFMDSFRRGLEESGNVRTATVLGSVDQTVINASGGKSGPYEGAYITGWYPVASDARWDRMKAAITKHAFSDNRIDPADAGVQTTWIAYTVFKAAVESIGDGEVTARSVRRALDDGLEIDTGGLTPKLSWEYSESLASVGFPQLVNANVTLQVVRDGRLVAARKGFINVTKTLQQADLS
- a CDS encoding SCO4402 family protein, which encodes MTVQGSENSSRRGRRSSTMGGMPLNDMPWWRWRSNVRSALHMLSDPVFQRDVWLAGVDGYGDVTDAVYRLVEDTWLDNWSAEKYVGTIFRDSQEAALVDTAVLRVLRIMHQVGPDAPVAAYLEHQGWPDAVRAARDAHVRMAASDGDEPDTPPRTLEVLRIMTRSA
- the purU gene encoding formyltetrahydrofolate deformylase — encoded protein: MNEQSDRAAVTPDQYVLTLSCPDKQGIVHAVSSYLFMTGCNIEDSQQFGDHDTGLFFMRVHFSAESPVTVDKLRASFAAIGDSFQMDWQINRADEKMRIVLMVSKFGHCLNDLLFRARIGALPVEIAAVVSNHTEFAELVGSYNIPYHHIPVTKDTKAQAEARLLEIVREENVELVVLARYMQVLSDDLCKQLSGRIINIHHSFLPSFKGAKPYHQAHTRGVKLIGATAHYVTADLDEGPIIEQEVERVGHDVTPDQLVAVGRDVECQALARAVKWHAERRILLNGRRTVVFA
- a CDS encoding maleylpyruvate isomerase N-terminal domain-containing protein, coding for MSDLGRFEAYDDHGGDGEPNKEHKDDQRQQGGDDRNAGASAPGGPADGGGDSPRPEPNQPPRIPLPRASVEDTGRPLPELDRPAPLVLAHPVLKSLLGAWALAACSAEEALAVEAHLGDCGTCADEALRLREAVGLLHPTESLDLDPALRTRVLESCLERRPPRIPVPGWATAYDAETARLDALLQDFGDAEWHAPVRLRWFRADKATSRRTTVAGVIAHLLSVDGLVALTLGLDDPLGEVPADRPTPSARTEAYWRASHFPPTRAVRAPWREQSHDLVRTVSFTGGQAGALPVSYGDFELPLHDAMLDRAFECWVHAGDIADAVDYPYEPPSGRHLHDMIDLAARMLPAALAERRRKGLAAPGRGRSLRLEIEGSGGGEWLIPLDSLAAVGSVEREVAHVALDGAEFCQLAAGHVPPAEAAAGQVGDRDAIRDVLFSVASLSRM
- a CDS encoding sigma-70 family RNA polymerase sigma factor, whose product is MAKKDAPPRWDRKMQQRLARGEAAALGEVYDRFASLVHGLAHTVLGDEHAADSVTREVFTHVWEHPDAYDPKQGPLRSWVADLTHRLAVRRLRATETAALAQGGHGTPEDLERKVRHASVAARADYIVQAMPVPLRAALELAYFQRRDYRQTAADLGVTEDEARRRLRLGLQLLATAHDAGAPPGHGGAV